A region from the Sphingobacteriales bacterium genome encodes:
- a CDS encoding aldose 1-epimerase, which produces MESPDTFEIINLDNGSITAKIVVTIGNTLISLRNDQEEKFYFPYTLGTYKSNTKLAGNPFMHPWANRLEGDYIYIQNRKHAFPEELKSLLYRDGNGLPLHGLLLKSNKWVTIEKTNTSHTAAFDFKEADLLAIFPYRHTIQIRHTLTENGIYIETTLFNQDNKPMPVSFGFHPYFLINPARRADYQLTIPAEDVIEVNEVMIPSGKVLPKSERWDFSGDKVLLKGAAFDDGFQRLKRNERDKVVFALNELQVEMDGNYPFSQIYAPENRDKPYVCIEPMTAATNALNTNICRMIKPGEKFAACFSIFV; this is translated from the coding sequence ATGGAAAGCCCCGATACTTTTGAAATCATAAATCTTGACAATGGCAGCATCACTGCCAAAATAGTGGTTACTATTGGCAATACGCTGATTTCATTGCGTAATGACCAGGAAGAAAAATTCTATTTTCCCTACACTTTAGGCACCTATAAGTCCAACACCAAATTAGCGGGTAATCCTTTCATGCATCCCTGGGCCAACCGTTTGGAAGGGGATTATATTTATATTCAGAACCGGAAACATGCATTCCCGGAAGAGCTGAAATCCTTGTTGTACAGGGATGGAAACGGATTGCCGTTACATGGTCTGTTGTTAAAGTCCAACAAATGGGTGACAATAGAAAAAACGAACACTTCACATACCGCAGCGTTTGATTTTAAGGAGGCCGATTTACTGGCCATTTTTCCTTATCGGCACACCATACAAATCCGGCATACGTTAACTGAAAATGGAATTTATATAGAAACAACACTCTTTAATCAGGATAATAAACCGATGCCGGTCAGTTTTGGTTTTCACCCCTATTTTCTTATCAATCCTGCACGCAGGGCGGACTATCAGTTGACGATACCAGCGGAAGATGTCATAGAAGTGAATGAGGTGATGATTCCTAGCGGCAAGGTACTACCCAAATCAGAACGATGGGATTTTTCCGGAGATAAGGTGCTTTTGAAGGGAGCCGCCTTCGATGACGGCTTTCAGCGATTGAAACGGAATGAACGGGATAAAGTTGTTTTTGCGCTGAATGAATTACAGGTGGAGATGGATGGGAACTATCCGTTTTCACAAATCTATGCACCGGAGAATAGGGATAAACCATACGTCTGCATCGAACCGATGACGGCTGCCACGAATGCTTTGAACACGAACATTTGCAGAATGATAAAACCGGGAGAAAAGTTTGCCGCATGT